A genome region from Ottowia testudinis includes the following:
- the soxZ gene encoding thiosulfate oxidation carrier complex protein SoxZ yields the protein MADPMRIRAQAAGDKATVRVLMSHEMESGQRKDASGKLVPAWHISDVTASLNGKPVFSCEWGPAVSKNPFLQFNVKGAKAGDKISVTWKDNKGETRTDEATVS from the coding sequence ATGGCAGATCCGATGCGAATCCGTGCTCAGGCCGCTGGCGACAAGGCCACGGTGCGCGTGCTCATGAGCCACGAGATGGAGTCCGGCCAGCGCAAGGACGCGTCCGGCAAGCTGGTGCCGGCCTGGCACATTTCGGACGTGACGGCCAGCCTCAACGGCAAGCCGGTGTTCTCGTGCGAATGGGGGCCGGCGGTGTCGAAAAACCCGTTCTTGCAGTTCAACGTCAAGGGCGCCAAGGCCGGCGACAAGATCAGCGTGACTTGGAAGGACAACAAGGGCGAGACCCGCACCGACGAAGCCACGGTGTCGTGA
- the soxC gene encoding sulfite dehydrogenase, translating into MQSWISQGRLIKAPENFIGPAGVRAVFAEAKRGRRDFIRGAFAAALAGGAATQAAAQGEGDPAILKLPAHSTGLGQPVVTDGYGRPSKYEGNVQRRPSPGLTQTSQASVSFAPLQSLFGIVTPSGLHFERHHQGWWDIDPAQHRFMVNGMVKTPKVFTMDEVMRLPSVSRFCFIECGANTGMEWGNVAVPTVQYSHGMLSCSEFTGVPLITLLEMAGADLKGGKFVLAEGADGSSMTRTIPMSLVTSGEVLVAYGQNGEMLRPENGYPLRLVVPGVQGVSWVKYLRRVEVGDQPWGAKDEAVHYIDLMPDGTHRQYTSIQECKSVITTPSGGQVLLEKGFYNINGLAWSGRGKIKKVDVSVDGGRNWRAARLETPVLDKCLTRFSLDWVWDGKPAIVQSRATDDTGHVQPSSRQLREVRGTRSIYHNNAVQSWLVQENGEVKNVQLS; encoded by the coding sequence ATGCAAAGTTGGATCAGCCAGGGGCGCTTGATCAAGGCGCCTGAGAACTTCATAGGCCCCGCCGGCGTTCGGGCCGTGTTTGCCGAGGCCAAGCGCGGCCGGCGCGACTTCATCCGTGGCGCCTTCGCAGCAGCTCTGGCGGGTGGCGCCGCCACGCAGGCCGCCGCGCAGGGCGAGGGCGATCCCGCCATCCTGAAACTGCCCGCGCACAGCACAGGTCTGGGCCAGCCCGTGGTGACCGACGGCTACGGCCGCCCGTCCAAATACGAAGGCAACGTGCAGCGCCGCCCCAGCCCGGGGTTGACGCAGACCAGCCAGGCCTCTGTCTCGTTTGCGCCCTTGCAATCGCTGTTCGGCATCGTCACGCCGAGCGGCCTTCACTTTGAGCGGCACCACCAAGGCTGGTGGGATATCGACCCGGCGCAGCATCGCTTCATGGTCAACGGCATGGTCAAAACGCCCAAGGTGTTCACCATGGACGAGGTCATGCGGCTGCCCAGCGTCAGCCGCTTCTGTTTCATCGAATGCGGCGCCAACACCGGCATGGAGTGGGGCAACGTGGCCGTGCCCACGGTGCAGTATTCGCACGGCATGCTGTCGTGCAGCGAATTCACCGGCGTGCCGCTGATCACGCTGCTGGAGATGGCCGGTGCCGATCTGAAAGGTGGCAAATTCGTGCTGGCCGAGGGCGCCGATGGCTCCAGCATGACGCGCACCATTCCGATGAGCCTCGTCACCAGCGGCGAGGTGCTGGTCGCCTACGGCCAAAACGGCGAGATGCTGCGGCCCGAGAACGGCTACCCGCTGCGCCTGGTGGTGCCGGGCGTGCAGGGCGTGAGCTGGGTGAAATACCTGCGCCGCGTGGAAGTGGGCGACCAACCCTGGGGCGCCAAGGACGAGGCGGTGCACTACATCGACCTGATGCCCGACGGCACGCACCGCCAGTACACCAGCATCCAGGAATGCAAAAGCGTCATCACCACGCCCTCGGGCGGGCAAGTGCTGCTTGAAAAAGGTTTCTACAACATCAACGGCCTGGCCTGGTCGGGCCGCGGCAAGATCAAGAAGGTGGACGTGTCGGTCGATGGCGGCCGCAACTGGCGCGCCGCGCGGCTGGAAACGCCGGTGCTCGACAAATGCCTGACCCGCTTCAGCCTCGACTGGGTGTGGGACGGCAAGCCCGCCATCGTGCAAAGCCGCGCCACCGACGACACCGGCCACGTGCAGCCCAGCAGCCGGCAACTGCGCGAAGTGCGCGGCACGCGCTCGATTTATCACAACAACGCCGTCCAATCGTGGCTGGTGCAGGAAAACGGCGAGGTGAAGAATGTTCAACTCTCGTAA
- a CDS encoding integron integrase yields the protein MNSLTTPPPQAEPRLLDQLRSALRYRHLSLSTEKLYVYWVRAFVKFHGLRHPREMGAAEVEAFLAHLAEARQVSASTHKQALSALLFLYREVLKIDLHWLTEIGRPRTVRRLPVVLTSDEVRRTLAAMAPGVHQLVAQLLYGTGMRVMEALRLRVKDVDFDHGAIVVREAKGGKDRVVMLPDSLREPLRLQLQAAHAVWAQDRAAGRPGVDLPHALAVKYPRAPESWAWFWVFPQVTLATDPRSGIKRRHHIYDETFRRALQRALREASIRKPASPHTLRHSFATHLLQRGADIRTVQELLGHADVSTTMIYTHVLKVTGGVPSPLDVLMNQPPPLAVPVQRLNEMPL from the coding sequence ATGAACAGCTTAACCACGCCACCGCCGCAAGCCGAGCCGCGCTTGCTCGATCAGCTTCGCAGCGCGCTGCGTTACCGGCACCTGTCGCTTTCGACCGAAAAGCTGTACGTGTACTGGGTGCGGGCATTCGTCAAGTTCCACGGACTGCGCCACCCGCGCGAGATGGGCGCGGCGGAGGTGGAGGCCTTTTTGGCCCATCTGGCCGAAGCGCGGCAGGTATCGGCCTCGACGCACAAGCAGGCGCTGTCGGCGCTGCTGTTTCTGTACCGCGAGGTGCTGAAGATCGACCTGCACTGGCTGACCGAGATTGGGCGGCCGCGCACGGTGCGGCGGCTGCCGGTGGTGCTGACGAGCGATGAGGTGCGCCGCACGCTGGCGGCCATGGCGCCGGGTGTGCACCAACTGGTGGCGCAGCTTCTGTATGGCACGGGCATGCGCGTCATGGAGGCGCTGCGGCTGCGGGTGAAGGACGTGGATTTTGACCACGGCGCCATCGTGGTGCGCGAGGCCAAGGGCGGCAAAGACCGGGTGGTGATGCTGCCCGACAGCCTGCGCGAGCCGCTGCGGTTGCAGCTGCAAGCGGCGCACGCGGTGTGGGCGCAAGACCGGGCGGCCGGCCGGCCGGGCGTGGACTTGCCGCACGCGCTGGCGGTGAAGTATCCGCGCGCACCCGAAAGTTGGGCTTGGTTCTGGGTGTTCCCGCAAGTCACGCTGGCGACCGATCCGCGCAGCGGGATCAAGCGCCGCCACCACATTTATGACGAAACGTTTCGCCGCGCGCTGCAACGGGCCTTGCGTGAGGCCAGCATTCGCAAGCCGGCGAGCCCGCACACGCTGCGGCACAGCTTTGCAACCCATTTATTGCAGCGCGGCGCGGACATCCGCACGGTGCAGGAGTTGCTGGGCCACGCGGATGTCAGCACCACGATGATCTACACCCATGTGCTGAAGGTGACTGGCGGCGTGCCGAGCCCGCTGGATGTGCTGATGAACCAGCCGCCCCCACTCGCCGTGCCGGTGCAGCGGTTGAACGAGATGCCGCTTTGA
- a CDS encoding c-type cytochrome, producing the protein MFNSRNLFATLLIAACACSASAQGQKGTEFPGIGRAATPKEVAAWDIDVRPDFKGLPPGKGSVAQGQDIWEARCASCHGVFGESNTVFNPLVGGTTKDDVKTGRVATLTRTDYPGRTTLMKVPTVSTLWDYIHRAMPWDKPKSLKPDEVYAVTAFLLNLGHIVPDDFTLSNQNIAEVQDKMPNRKGMSTAHAMWPGKELGGTTKPDALGSACMNNCGPEPKIASRLPEHARNNHGNLREQQRTVGPQRGSDTTKPEGALGAAAGPVKVVGPAGGAASPNAAAIALTQKHACTACHNVEGKLVGPSFVDIGKKHAGKADYLAGKIKAGGVGVWGEIPMPPQELPDADAKAIAAWLAAGAGK; encoded by the coding sequence ATGTTCAACTCTCGTAACCTGTTTGCTACTCTATTGATAGCTGCTTGCGCTTGTTCAGCAAGCGCGCAGGGCCAAAAGGGCACTGAATTCCCCGGCATCGGCCGTGCCGCCACGCCCAAGGAAGTGGCGGCTTGGGACATCGACGTGCGCCCCGACTTCAAGGGCTTGCCGCCCGGCAAGGGCTCGGTCGCGCAGGGGCAAGACATCTGGGAAGCCAGGTGCGCCAGCTGCCACGGTGTGTTCGGCGAATCGAACACCGTGTTCAACCCGCTGGTGGGCGGCACCACCAAGGACGACGTCAAGACCGGCCGCGTCGCCACGCTGACGCGCACCGACTACCCTGGCCGCACCACGCTGATGAAGGTGCCCACCGTTTCCACGCTGTGGGACTACATCCACCGTGCCATGCCGTGGGACAAGCCCAAGTCGTTGAAACCCGATGAGGTGTACGCGGTCACGGCGTTTTTGCTGAACCTCGGCCACATCGTGCCGGACGACTTCACGCTGTCGAACCAGAACATCGCCGAGGTGCAAGACAAAATGCCCAACCGCAAGGGCATGAGCACCGCGCACGCCATGTGGCCCGGCAAGGAGTTGGGCGGTACCACCAAGCCCGATGCATTGGGCAGCGCGTGCATGAACAACTGCGGGCCCGAGCCAAAAATAGCCTCGCGCTTGCCCGAGCACGCGCGCAACAACCATGGCAACCTGCGCGAGCAACAGCGTACCGTGGGGCCGCAGCGCGGCTCCGATACGACCAAGCCCGAAGGCGCCCTGGGCGCGGCGGCGGGCCCGGTGAAGGTGGTTGGCCCTGCCGGCGGCGCGGCCAGCCCCAACGCCGCCGCCATCGCCCTGACGCAAAAACACGCCTGCACCGCCTGCCACAACGTCGAGGGCAAGCTGGTCGGCCCCAGCTTCGTCGACATTGGCAAGAAGCACGCCGGCAAGGCCGACTACCTGGCGGGCAAGATCAAGGCTGGCGGCGTCGGCGTGTGGGGCGAAATTCCCATGCCGCCGCAAGAGCTGCCCGACGCCGACGCCAAGGCCATCGCCGCCTGGCTGGCCGCGGGCGCGGGCAAGTAA
- the soxA gene encoding sulfur oxidation c-type cytochrome SoxA, which translates to MRMSPTLFALLGTAALAAPALAQEKTSIQAIEEYREMLQDGNPADLFDAKGEELWKKPRGPKSASLEKCDLGKGPGVVKGAFVELPRYFKDTNKVQDLESRLLTCMSTLQGIDPKEVIKGQWGRGERANTTALATWIAGQSKGMRFNLPQSTAQERTMYEVGKRLFFQRGGAHDFACASCHGEEGKRIRLQDLPLLTKAPGDGIGFAAWPAYRVSNGQMWSMQHRLNDCYRQQRFPEPDFVSDVTVALGVYLGVNAKGNKSTAPTIKR; encoded by the coding sequence ATGCGCATGTCCCCCACCCTTTTCGCCCTGCTGGGCACCGCCGCGCTGGCCGCGCCGGCGCTGGCGCAAGAGAAAACCTCGATCCAGGCCATCGAGGAATACCGTGAGATGCTGCAAGACGGCAACCCCGCCGACCTGTTCGACGCCAAGGGCGAAGAGTTGTGGAAAAAACCGCGCGGCCCCAAGAGCGCCTCGCTGGAGAAGTGTGATCTCGGCAAGGGCCCGGGCGTGGTCAAGGGCGCCTTTGTCGAGCTGCCGCGCTACTTCAAGGACACGAACAAGGTGCAAGACCTGGAGTCGCGCCTGCTCACCTGCATGAGCACGCTGCAGGGCATCGACCCCAAGGAGGTGATCAAGGGGCAATGGGGCCGTGGTGAGCGCGCCAACACCACGGCGCTGGCGACCTGGATCGCGGGGCAATCCAAGGGCATGCGCTTCAACCTGCCGCAGTCCACCGCGCAGGAGCGCACCATGTATGAAGTGGGCAAGCGCCTGTTCTTCCAGCGCGGCGGCGCGCACGACTTTGCCTGCGCGTCCTGTCATGGCGAGGAGGGCAAGCGCATTCGCCTGCAAGATCTGCCCCTGCTGACCAAGGCACCGGGCGACGGCATCGGCTTTGCCGCCTGGCCGGCTTACCGCGTCTCCAACGGGCAGATGTGGAGCATGCAGCACCGCCTGAACGACTGCTACCGCCAGCAGCGCTTTCCCGAGCCCGACTTCGTCAGCGATGTGACCGTGGCCCTGGGCGTGTACCTGGGCGTCAACGCCAAGGGCAACAAGTCCACCGCTCCCACTATCAAGCGCTGA
- the soxY gene encoding thiosulfate oxidation carrier protein SoxY, giving the protein MQSRRQTLKQGAVVAGLLAGTGLFPQYAMAFNKAAFEAKSLNDALKALGASGAPAASTSVTLTAPDIAENGAVVPLAVASTLPGVKQLVLLVEKNPNALVAVFNVTPEVDANFATRSKMGETSDVYAVAITADGKAHFAKKEVKVTLGGCGG; this is encoded by the coding sequence ATGCAATCACGTCGACAAACCCTCAAGCAAGGTGCCGTGGTGGCGGGCCTGCTGGCCGGCACCGGCCTGTTCCCGCAGTACGCAATGGCCTTCAACAAGGCCGCGTTCGAGGCCAAGAGCCTGAACGATGCGCTCAAGGCGCTGGGCGCCAGTGGCGCGCCAGCCGCCAGCACGTCGGTCACGCTCACGGCGCCCGACATCGCCGAAAACGGCGCCGTGGTGCCCCTGGCCGTCGCCAGCACGCTGCCGGGCGTCAAGCAGCTCGTGCTGCTGGTCGAGAAGAACCCCAACGCGCTGGTCGCGGTGTTCAATGTCACGCCCGAGGTCGATGCCAACTTTGCCACCCGCTCCAAGATGGGCGAGACGTCGGACGTCTATGCCGTGGCCATCACCGCCGACGGCAAGGCGCACTTCGCCAAGAAGGAAGTCAAGGTCACGTTGGGTGGTTGTGGCGGCTAG
- the soxX gene encoding sulfur oxidation c-type cytochrome SoxX: MSKHKHFMALAAAAALVAGCAGGGGNVAGTPSAAELDALTQQIIQADFHDKGIVKVSEAFRDDETIRACNAADVAGKPLDAAATKRIEAANMQTIKWPANGKYLGDWKEGEKIAQSGRGMTWTDQAGAANGGNCYNCHQIDKKEISFGTIGPSLYNYGKLRGVKDPSSPAAQEMVKYTWGKIWNSKAYNACSNMPRAGHMGILNEKQVADIVALLLDPKSPVNQ, from the coding sequence ATGAGCAAGCACAAGCACTTTATGGCGCTGGCTGCCGCCGCGGCACTGGTCGCCGGTTGCGCGGGCGGCGGTGGCAACGTGGCGGGTACGCCCTCGGCGGCGGAGCTGGACGCGCTGACGCAGCAGATCATCCAGGCCGACTTTCACGACAAAGGGATCGTGAAGGTCAGCGAGGCGTTCCGCGACGATGAAACCATCCGCGCCTGCAACGCCGCCGACGTGGCCGGCAAGCCGCTGGATGCAGCCGCCACCAAGCGCATCGAAGCCGCCAACATGCAGACCATCAAGTGGCCTGCCAACGGCAAGTACCTGGGCGATTGGAAAGAAGGCGAAAAAATCGCCCAGAGCGGCCGCGGCATGACCTGGACCGACCAGGCCGGCGCCGCCAACGGCGGCAACTGCTACAACTGCCACCAGATCGACAAGAAGGAAATCTCCTTCGGCACCATCGGCCCCAGCCTGTACAACTACGGCAAGCTGCGCGGCGTGAAAGACCCCAGCAGCCCGGCGGCGCAGGAGATGGTGAAGTACACCTGGGGCAAGATCTGGAACAGCAAGGCCTACAACGCCTGCTCCAACATGCCGCGCGCGGGGCACATGGGCATCCTGAACGAAAAGCAGGTTGCCGACATCGTGGCGCTGCTGCTCGACCCCAAGTCGCCCGTAAACCAGTAA
- a CDS encoding ArnT family glycosyltransferase, with the protein MPRLGLLMLVFGMVWLWLLAATSRVAPVDNLEQLAWVRSIEWGYYKHPPLPTWLLAPLQAVFGPSEWLTYVLGAGVTLLSLSLFWGLLRSMRGSAYATVALLAVLCITFYNGRLYYYNHNVVMLLCSVLVVALLWRLTLRPSLWGWAGIGLLMGLGMLAKYQIVIAGTCVGLWWLHMRWWRHPTHRAGAVLAVGIASAVFWPHLQWLWANDWMPLRYADSTSIGVHMHWSRRPLHALVWVADWLLNRSLPAWILLALAFWWAARQRVPAAVAAADGSDRARWSRQFLLLWGSVPTLFMVTMALVGGVDLQKHWGTAFILWSVPMVMEWLAARGRRVSLEVVRTAWPIFALVQMVLLLQYWAASPHGLPGYKVRQWHHFPAGKLARTVAPEARKALGGPIDIISGPHDVAQAIAIRLPEKPRVLISGELKYSPWIQASELKTARVIEVFPARELPPDGRWAFLGWAWRPGVSELSDLSVSDWRRMRQRPDLVDWKLPRKSGAPPS; encoded by the coding sequence TTGCCCCGCCTTGGGCTGCTGATGTTGGTGTTTGGCATGGTGTGGCTGTGGCTGCTGGCCGCCACTTCGCGCGTGGCGCCCGTGGACAACCTTGAGCAGCTGGCCTGGGTTCGCTCCATCGAATGGGGTTATTACAAGCATCCACCGCTGCCCACCTGGCTGTTGGCACCGCTGCAAGCGGTGTTTGGACCGTCCGAGTGGTTGACTTACGTTCTGGGCGCCGGCGTCACCCTGCTTTCGCTGAGCCTGTTCTGGGGCCTTTTGCGCAGCATGCGCGGCAGCGCTTACGCCACGGTGGCCTTGCTGGCCGTGCTGTGCATCACGTTCTACAACGGCCGGCTCTATTACTACAACCACAACGTGGTGATGCTGCTTTGCAGCGTGCTTGTGGTCGCGCTGCTGTGGCGCCTGACGCTGCGGCCGAGCCTGTGGGGCTGGGCCGGCATCGGCCTGCTGATGGGCCTGGGGATGCTGGCCAAGTACCAGATCGTGATCGCCGGTACGTGCGTGGGCCTGTGGTGGCTGCACATGCGCTGGTGGCGCCACCCCACGCACAGGGCTGGGGCGGTGTTGGCGGTAGGCATTGCCAGCGCGGTGTTTTGGCCGCATCTGCAATGGCTGTGGGCGAACGACTGGATGCCGCTGCGCTACGCCGACAGCACCTCGATCGGGGTGCACATGCATTGGTCGCGCCGGCCACTGCACGCGCTGGTGTGGGTGGCCGATTGGCTGCTGAACCGCTCGCTGCCGGCGTGGATTTTGCTGGCCCTGGCGTTCTGGTGGGCTGCGCGCCAGCGCGTGCCGGCGGCTGTGGCCGCGGCCGACGGCAGCGACCGGGCCCGCTGGTCGCGTCAGTTTCTGCTGCTGTGGGGCAGTGTGCCGACCTTGTTCATGGTCACCATGGCCTTGGTGGGCGGGGTGGATTTGCAAAAGCACTGGGGCACGGCGTTCATTCTGTGGTCGGTGCCGATGGTGATGGAGTGGCTGGCTGCGCGGGGCCGGCGGGTGTCGCTGGAGGTGGTGCGTACCGCCTGGCCGATCTTTGCCCTCGTGCAGATGGTGTTGCTGCTGCAGTATTGGGCGGCATCGCCGCATGGGTTGCCGGGCTACAAAGTGAGGCAATGGCATCATTTCCCGGCGGGCAAGTTGGCCCGCACGGTGGCGCCCGAGGCGCGCAAGGCGCTGGGCGGCCCGATCGACATCATCAGCGGGCCTCACGACGTCGCACAAGCCATTGCCATCCGCCTGCCGGAGAAACCGCGCGTTCTGATCTCTGGCGAACTCAAATACAGCCCGTGGATCCAGGCGAGCGAACTCAAGACGGCACGCGTGATCGAGGTGTTTCCGGCGCGCGAGTTGCCGCCCGATGGGCGCTGGGCCTTTTTGGGCTGGGCCTGGCGCCCGGGTGTCTCCGAACTGTCCGACCTCTCCGTCTCCGACTGGCGCCGCATGCGCCAGCGCCCTGATCTGGTGGATTGGAAGTTGCCGCGCAAATCCGGTGCGCCGCCGTCATGA
- the soxB gene encoding thiosulfohydrolase SoxB: protein MNLTKREFLQVMGAASAAGMGLTRYQDASAQTAMEGLYDIPKFGNVSFLHITDCHAQLKPIYFREPSVNLGVGDMKGRLPHLVGEHLLKAAGVKPGTAEAHALTYLDFEQAAQRYGKVGGFAHLATLVKRLRASRPGALLLDGGDTWQGSGTAMWTKGQDMVDACKLLGVDVMTGHWEFTLGMERVKEIVEKDFAGKVDFVAQNVKTADFGDPVFKPYVIKPMNGVPVAIIGQAFPYTPIANPRYLVKDWEFGIQDENMQKVVDEARAKGAQVVVVISHNGMDVDLKMASRVRGIDAILGGHTHDGMPVASVIKNAGGQTLVTNAGSNGKFLGVLDFDVKNGKVQDYRYKLLPVFANMLPADKEMDALITKIRAPYEAKLAEQLGMTEGLLYRRGNFNGTGDQLIVDALMEAQGADIAFSPGFRWGTTLLPGQPITREWLLDMTATTYSYATLTDMKGEMLKTILEDVADNLFNPDPYYQQGGDMVRVGGLTYACNPLESMGKRITDMRLKGQPIDAAKTYKVAGWAPVAEEAAKGGNKMVWDVVEDWLKAKGGKVAARQLNQPKLTGGLPNPGYAG from the coding sequence ATGAACCTCACCAAACGCGAATTTCTGCAAGTCATGGGCGCGGCCAGCGCCGCCGGGATGGGCTTGACCCGCTATCAAGATGCGAGCGCGCAAACCGCAATGGAAGGACTCTACGACATTCCCAAGTTCGGCAATGTGTCCTTCCTGCACATCACCGACTGCCACGCGCAGCTCAAGCCGATCTACTTCCGCGAGCCCAGTGTCAACCTCGGCGTGGGCGACATGAAAGGCCGCTTGCCGCACCTGGTGGGCGAGCACCTGCTCAAGGCTGCCGGCGTCAAGCCTGGCACCGCCGAAGCGCATGCCCTGACCTACCTCGACTTCGAGCAGGCGGCGCAGCGTTATGGCAAGGTAGGCGGTTTCGCCCACCTGGCCACGCTGGTCAAGCGCCTGCGCGCCAGCCGTCCCGGCGCGTTGTTGCTGGACGGCGGCGACACCTGGCAGGGCAGCGGCACCGCGATGTGGACCAAGGGCCAGGACATGGTGGACGCCTGCAAGCTGCTGGGCGTCGACGTGATGACCGGCCACTGGGAATTCACCCTGGGCATGGAGCGGGTGAAAGAAATCGTCGAGAAAGACTTCGCCGGCAAGGTCGATTTCGTCGCGCAAAACGTCAAAACCGCCGACTTTGGCGACCCGGTGTTCAAGCCTTACGTCATCAAGCCGATGAACGGCGTGCCGGTGGCCATCATCGGCCAGGCGTTTCCGTATACGCCCATCGCCAACCCGCGATACCTGGTCAAGGACTGGGAATTCGGCATCCAGGACGAGAACATGCAGAAGGTGGTGGACGAGGCGCGCGCCAAGGGCGCGCAGGTGGTCGTCGTCATCAGCCACAACGGCATGGATGTGGATCTGAAAATGGCCAGCCGCGTGCGCGGCATCGACGCCATCCTGGGCGGCCACACGCACGACGGTATGCCTGTGGCCAGCGTCATCAAGAACGCGGGTGGCCAAACCTTGGTGACCAACGCCGGCAGCAACGGCAAATTCCTTGGCGTGCTCGATTTCGACGTGAAAAACGGCAAGGTGCAGGATTACCGCTACAAGCTGCTGCCCGTGTTCGCCAACATGCTGCCAGCCGACAAGGAGATGGACGCGCTCATCACCAAAATCCGCGCGCCGTATGAAGCCAAGCTGGCCGAACAACTCGGCATGACCGAAGGCCTGCTCTACCGCCGTGGCAACTTCAACGGCACGGGCGATCAGCTGATCGTGGACGCGCTGATGGAAGCGCAGGGCGCCGACATTGCGTTTTCGCCCGGTTTCCGCTGGGGCACCACGCTGCTGCCCGGCCAGCCCATCACGCGCGAATGGCTGCTGGACATGACCGCCACCACCTACAGCTACGCCACGCTCACCGACATGAAGGGCGAGATGCTCAAGACCATCCTCGAAGACGTGGCCGACAACCTCTTCAACCCCGACCCGTACTACCAGCAAGGCGGCGACATGGTGCGCGTGGGCGGCCTGACGTATGCCTGCAATCCGTTGGAGAGCATGGGCAAGCGCATCACCGACATGCGTCTGAAAGGCCAGCCCATCGACGCCGCCAAAACCTACAAGGTCGCCGGTTGGGCACCCGTGGCCGAAGAAGCCGCCAAGGGCGGCAACAAGATGGTGTGGGACGTGGTGGAAGACTGGCTCAAGGCCAAGGGCGGCAAGGTGGCTGCGCGCCAGCTTAACCAGCCCAAACTGACGGGCGGGCTGCCCAATCCGGGCTACGCGGGCTAG